From a single Bacillus sp. NEB1478 genomic region:
- a CDS encoding DNA-3-methyladenine glycosylase: MLKANQGSVLMINTPLDFNFMECLVFLGRSDKEILHQIESEILYKLIKVKNQLILLKIRASQNTLMIEFPDRKPSEEDLEKVTAFVTEFFDLKRDISGFYEIALTDQVLKKAVNTYKGLRIIGIPDLFEALTWAIMGQQINLTFAYTLKSRFIEQYGEKLEFDGRTFWLYPPFEKIAALKVEDLRKFQFTTRKAEYVIHTAKAMAAGELSKEKLLTLQDSDKQREALIKLRGVGAWTADYVMMKCLLRPDAFPIADVGLHNAIKVQLELQKKPKIDEIMNLAENWCGWEAYATFYLWRSLYE, from the coding sequence ATGTTAAAAGCTAATCAAGGCTCTGTACTGATGATTAATACGCCTCTCGATTTTAACTTTATGGAGTGTCTCGTATTTCTAGGCCGGTCGGATAAAGAAATACTGCATCAAATAGAAAGTGAGATTTTATATAAGCTTATTAAAGTAAAAAATCAGCTCATTTTGTTAAAGATTAGAGCTAGTCAGAATACGCTGATGATTGAGTTTCCAGATCGTAAACCATCTGAAGAAGATCTAGAAAAAGTGACGGCCTTTGTTACGGAGTTCTTTGACTTAAAAAGAGATATTTCTGGTTTTTATGAGATAGCGTTAACAGACCAAGTACTTAAGAAAGCGGTGAACACATATAAAGGTTTGCGAATCATAGGAATTCCTGATCTATTTGAAGCGCTGACTTGGGCGATTATGGGTCAGCAGATCAATCTGACATTTGCTTATACGTTAAAAAGCAGATTCATAGAACAGTATGGTGAGAAATTGGAATTTGACGGTCGTACGTTTTGGCTCTATCCACCGTTTGAAAAAATAGCCGCATTAAAAGTGGAAGATTTGCGAAAGTTTCAATTTACAACACGCAAAGCAGAGTATGTGATTCACACCGCAAAAGCGATGGCAGCTGGTGAGCTATCAAAAGAAAAATTACTTACATTACAAGATTCAGACAAGCAGCGGGAGGCGTTGATTAAATTAAGAGGTGTCGGAGCGTGGACAGCTGATTACGTTATGATGAAATGTTTGCTGAGGCCAGATGCTTTTCCAATTGCTGATGTAGGGCTGCATAATGCGATAAAAGTACAATTAGAATTACAGAAAAAACCGAAGATTGATGAAATTATGAATCTAGCGGAAAACTGGTGCGGATGGGAAGCCTACGCTACGTTTTATCTATGGAGGTCATTGTATGAATAA
- a CDS encoding DNA topoisomerase III — translation MKQLILAEKPSVARDLARVLGCKQTNKSYIEGPKHIVTWALGHLVELKMPEDYDKQYKQWRLEDLPIIPKHMGLKIIRQVSHQFRAIEQLAKRKDLGELVIATDAGREGELVARWIIEKVKWQKPVKRLWISSQTDKAIRDGFSQLKPAKQYDNLYHSAVCRSEADWLIGLNVTRALTTKYNDPLSAGRVQTPTLAMILEREQEINAFQPKDYWTIDAVIGLLKASWEQNGEKRIFDEKKAKDIVNHVKGKTAKVESLLKKEKTETQPMPYDLTELQRDANRRFGFSAKKTSSVLQKLYEQYKLVTYPRTDSRYLTSDMENTMYDRLQGMSAGYRDEVQPLLKQKGKVTAKKVFNDSKVTDHHAIIPTDEPLHLGDLESDERKLYDLIARRFLALFYPVYRAETLTATLKVEHESFIARETIVLDPGFKVLSGKEEESPRALANLTEGQSLSVKDVNLEKKLTEPPARFTEADLLSRMEKYSLGTPATRADIIERLLGSEVLDRKNNKLHPTPKGKQLIDLVNDELKSPELTAKWEQELEAIARGKGNPKEFLENIRKQTKQLVMEIKTSSQEYRAHNLTGSKCPECGKLLKEVKGRDGKVLVCSDRECSYRRRKDPKLSNRRCPQCHKKMEIHNGKAGTYFQCKPCNIVDKAEDNKKKVTKREERQLMKKYSANNQSDEGFGNSLADALKAAMKDKK, via the coding sequence ATGAAACAACTAATACTAGCTGAAAAGCCGAGCGTAGCGCGTGATCTCGCACGTGTACTAGGCTGTAAGCAAACAAATAAAAGTTATATTGAAGGACCAAAACACATTGTAACTTGGGCACTCGGTCACCTTGTTGAATTAAAAATGCCTGAAGACTATGACAAACAATATAAACAATGGCGATTAGAAGATCTTCCGATTATCCCTAAACATATGGGTCTGAAAATAATCCGCCAAGTGAGCCATCAATTCCGTGCAATTGAACAGCTTGCTAAAAGAAAAGACCTTGGCGAACTCGTTATTGCGACAGATGCCGGACGTGAGGGTGAACTCGTTGCACGATGGATCATCGAAAAAGTAAAATGGCAAAAGCCTGTGAAACGGTTATGGATATCTTCTCAAACCGATAAAGCGATCCGTGATGGATTTAGTCAATTAAAACCAGCTAAGCAGTACGATAACTTATATCATTCTGCCGTTTGCCGGTCAGAAGCTGACTGGCTGATTGGACTGAATGTCACGCGAGCACTTACTACGAAATACAACGACCCGCTTTCCGCTGGACGGGTTCAGACTCCAACATTGGCGATGATTTTAGAACGTGAACAAGAGATCAACGCTTTCCAGCCGAAAGACTATTGGACGATTGATGCCGTTATCGGTCTTCTTAAAGCTTCTTGGGAACAAAATGGTGAGAAGCGCATTTTTGATGAGAAGAAAGCAAAAGACATCGTAAATCATGTAAAAGGAAAAACGGCGAAAGTTGAGTCTCTTTTAAAGAAAGAAAAAACAGAGACACAGCCGATGCCTTACGATCTGACAGAACTCCAGCGTGACGCGAACCGCCGCTTCGGATTCTCTGCCAAGAAAACTTCATCCGTTCTGCAGAAGCTGTATGAACAGTACAAACTTGTCACGTATCCTCGTACGGATTCGCGTTATTTAACGAGTGACATGGAAAATACTATGTATGACCGCCTGCAAGGAATGTCTGCCGGTTATCGTGATGAAGTGCAGCCTCTTCTTAAACAAAAAGGAAAAGTCACAGCAAAGAAAGTTTTCAATGACAGCAAAGTAACCGATCATCACGCTATCATTCCGACCGATGAACCGCTTCATCTTGGTGATTTGGAAAGCGATGAGCGTAAACTGTACGACTTGATCGCGCGCCGGTTCCTTGCACTTTTCTATCCGGTTTACAGAGCTGAAACATTAACTGCCACGCTAAAAGTGGAACATGAATCCTTTATCGCACGTGAAACGATTGTGCTGGATCCTGGCTTCAAAGTACTGTCAGGTAAAGAAGAAGAAAGCCCAAGAGCTTTAGCAAACTTAACTGAAGGACAATCGTTATCCGTTAAAGATGTTAACTTAGAGAAAAAACTGACAGAACCTCCTGCTCGTTTTACAGAAGCTGATCTCCTTTCTCGTATGGAAAAGTACAGTTTAGGAACACCTGCAACTCGTGCAGACATCATTGAGCGATTACTTGGTTCTGAAGTACTGGATCGAAAAAACAACAAACTTCATCCGACACCGAAAGGGAAACAGCTCATCGATTTAGTCAATGATGAATTGAAGTCCCCTGAATTAACTGCGAAGTGGGAGCAGGAACTAGAAGCGATCGCACGCGGAAAAGGAAATCCTAAAGAGTTTTTGGAGAATATCCGCAAACAAACAAAGCAGCTTGTGATGGAAATCAAAACAAGCTCACAAGAATACAGAGCACATAACCTAACAGGGTCGAAATGTCCGGAATGCGGAAAGCTATTAAAAGAAGTAAAAGGCCGTGACGGAAAAGTGCTGGTATGTTCGGACCGTGAATGTTCGTATCGCCGCCGCAAAGATCCTAAACTCTCTAACAGACGATGCCCTCAGTGTCATAAAAAAATGGAGATTCATAACGGAAAAGCCGGAACGTATTTTCAATGCAAACCATGTAACATTGTAGACAAAGCCGAAGATAATAAAAAGAAAGTTACAAAACGCGAAGAACGCCAGCTGATGAAGAAATATAGTGCCAACAACCAATCAGATGAGGGATTTGGAAACAGTTTAGCAGATGCGTTGAAAGCTGCAATGAAAGATAAAAAGTAA
- a CDS encoding RNA polymerase sigma factor has product MTAIHDSIKHIDFTEIYQMFYRKVYSIAIRISRDAYLAEDIIQETFIKAYKNLHTIVDTQKIGAWLSAIASHTAIDFMRKGKKSNETLTDYSTFNGIEIKWVKKNLIVRESSWFSEQEIYEKIQRLKQNERKVFILKYVEGLKEEEIASQLQISRGAVKSRLFRVRQKVKAELLKSIK; this is encoded by the coding sequence TTGACAGCTATACATGATTCTATAAAACATATCGATTTTACTGAGATCTATCAGATGTTCTATAGAAAAGTTTATTCGATTGCTATTCGAATAAGCAGGGATGCTTATCTGGCAGAGGATATTATTCAGGAAACCTTCATTAAAGCTTATAAAAACCTGCATACAATTGTGGATACGCAAAAAATAGGAGCATGGTTATCCGCTATTGCCTCTCATACGGCAATCGATTTTATGAGAAAAGGGAAAAAATCAAACGAAACATTAACAGATTACAGCACATTTAATGGCATAGAAATTAAATGGGTAAAGAAAAATCTTATTGTTCGGGAATCAAGCTGGTTTTCAGAGCAGGAAATTTACGAAAAAATACAGAGATTGAAACAGAATGAACGGAAGGTTTTCATACTCAAATATGTGGAAGGGCTGAAGGAAGAAGAGATTGCTTCCCAGCTTCAGATTTCAAGAGGTGCTGTGAAATCCAGGCTTTTTCGTGTGAGGCAAAAAGTAAAAGCAGAATTATTAAAGTCTATTAAATAA
- a CDS encoding DUF6449 domain-containing protein translates to MPSKTSWFNREIIIQSLRNSGWIGIVYFLGLVFALPLRILMDYTRTEESYYQSITDSNLFDYHLDVQVILMFGIPIILAIFLFRYLQVKNAADFMHSIPVKRSTLYNHYVCMGILFLLLPILLVALILVIMHNTINVDDYFTLGQISDWIVITFVVSVFIFMATVFVGMLTGISAVQGVFSFVLLIFPLAISILIAFNLSFLLYGFPDDYYIEKQFEKYSPITLIDRLADSKIGSLEILIYLLLSIILFVLALQLYKLRKIEMVSQAISFPQLKPVFIYGLTFSFMLFGGLYFGETQQQDLWVWFGYIAGSLIGYLIAQMVVEKTWRVFRKLKGYGKYAAVMAILFVLFQFDITGYEKRVPEVQEIEGVYVGDGYYDYSGEDDSQYVRIKKKMFTTSENIKSVHDFHQELVKGKNDEDGIEPIFLLYKLKDGGSLTREYKIKSKKQYSSYLKPIYESSEYKKAKNPLLTLNTEKIKRIQFNAVGQVPKSLSVSDPKEIAEILKALMEDIKNESFEEQTAEFAPLAYVEVYLNNKKTLPLDIKPNYKNTQELLKDKNKLQDTLLTAEDLKYAVIFKNTVLKRDPESYQIDEQWAEKMVQEGSAIKVTEKKELEESLKNFSYNENGKYGVALFYENEQADTGSFNNQFVPDFVKQQLK, encoded by the coding sequence ATGCCATCAAAAACATCTTGGTTTAATAGAGAAATAATCATACAAAGTTTACGAAATTCAGGATGGATAGGTATTGTTTATTTTTTAGGACTAGTATTTGCTCTGCCATTAAGAATTTTGATGGACTATACAAGAACAGAAGAAAGCTATTATCAATCTATCACGGATTCAAATCTATTTGACTATCATTTGGATGTCCAAGTGATATTAATGTTCGGTATACCTATTATTCTGGCGATTTTCCTGTTTCGCTATTTGCAAGTGAAAAACGCTGCAGATTTCATGCATAGTATACCGGTCAAACGATCTACTCTTTATAACCATTATGTATGCATGGGGATTCTGTTTTTACTCTTGCCTATATTATTGGTTGCTCTAATTTTAGTCATCATGCATAACACGATAAATGTAGATGACTATTTTACACTTGGTCAGATTAGTGACTGGATCGTGATTACGTTTGTGGTCTCTGTGTTTATTTTTATGGCAACGGTGTTTGTGGGGATGCTTACAGGAATATCTGCGGTTCAAGGGGTATTTTCATTTGTATTATTAATTTTCCCACTGGCGATCAGTATTTTAATCGCTTTTAATTTATCCTTTTTATTGTATGGTTTTCCAGATGATTATTACATCGAAAAACAATTTGAAAAATACTCACCTATTACTCTCATAGATCGGTTGGCGGACAGTAAGATAGGATCCCTCGAAATTTTAATCTATTTACTTTTAAGTATTATTCTTTTTGTACTGGCTCTTCAGCTCTATAAGCTGCGAAAAATCGAGATGGTCTCCCAGGCTATAAGTTTCCCGCAATTAAAACCAGTCTTTATTTATGGGCTTACATTTAGCTTTATGCTTTTTGGCGGGCTTTATTTTGGGGAAACCCAGCAGCAGGATCTTTGGGTCTGGTTTGGTTACATTGCAGGATCTTTGATAGGCTATCTTATTGCTCAAATGGTAGTGGAAAAGACATGGAGAGTATTTAGAAAATTAAAAGGTTATGGAAAATATGCTGCAGTAATGGCAATCTTGTTCGTTCTGTTTCAGTTTGATATCACGGGATATGAAAAGCGTGTGCCGGAAGTACAGGAGATCGAAGGAGTTTATGTAGGTGACGGTTATTATGATTATTCAGGGGAAGATGATTCCCAATATGTAAGAATCAAAAAGAAGATGTTTACGACGTCGGAAAATATAAAATCGGTTCATGACTTCCATCAAGAATTGGTCAAAGGAAAGAATGATGAAGATGGAATAGAACCAATCTTTTTGTTGTATAAACTTAAAGATGGAGGGTCTCTTACACGTGAATATAAAATAAAATCGAAAAAACAATATTCTTCCTATTTGAAGCCGATCTACGAATCGTCGGAATACAAGAAAGCGAAAAATCCTTTGTTAACTTTAAACACTGAGAAAATTAAACGAATTCAATTTAATGCTGTTGGTCAAGTACCGAAAAGCTTATCCGTATCAGATCCAAAGGAGATAGCAGAAATTCTGAAAGCGCTAATGGAAGATATTAAAAATGAGTCCTTTGAAGAACAAACGGCTGAATTTGCACCACTGGCTTATGTTGAAGTTTATCTGAACAATAAAAAAACACTACCTTTAGATATTAAGCCAAATTACAAAAATACGCAGGAGCTTCTTAAAGATAAAAATAAACTTCAAGACACACTTCTTACAGCTGAAGACTTAAAATATGCAGTTATTTTTAAAAATACAGTGCTAAAAAGGGATCCGGAATCTTATCAAATAGATGAGCAATGGGCAGAAAAGATGGTTCAGGAAGGATCCGCGATAAAAGTAACAGAAAAGAAAGAGCTGGAAGAATCACTGAAAAACTTCAGCTATAATGAGAATGGAAAATATGGAGTAGCGCTTTTTTATGAAAATGAACAAGCGGATACAGGGAGTTTCAACAATCAATTTGTTCCTGATTTTGTAAAACAACAGTTGAAATAG
- a CDS encoding NUDIX hydrolase, translated as MNINVNNNHFQFLDFLSVEESEIEKFQRLAGSYAVISCEGKFLICYNKWRNQWELPAGKRERGETPKDCAARELYEETGQRVENLYFKGLLKVSNRSNGELKFNPVYYGDLESLQPFYENDEISSIMLWDTKKEIGYFDLIDLQVLKKFLKVPEKN; from the coding sequence ATGAATATAAACGTTAACAACAATCATTTTCAGTTTCTTGATTTTCTGTCTGTTGAGGAAAGTGAAATCGAAAAGTTTCAGAGATTAGCGGGGTCATATGCGGTTATTTCATGTGAAGGAAAGTTCCTAATTTGCTATAACAAGTGGAGAAATCAATGGGAATTGCCAGCTGGGAAAAGAGAGCGGGGAGAAACACCTAAAGATTGCGCCGCTAGAGAATTGTATGAAGAGACAGGACAACGTGTGGAGAATTTGTATTTCAAAGGCTTGTTAAAAGTTTCTAATCGATCAAACGGAGAATTAAAATTCAATCCAGTTTATTATGGAGATCTAGAGTCTCTACAGCCATTTTATGAAAATGATGAAATTTCAAGTATTATGTTGTGGGATACAAAAAAGGAAATCGGATATTTTGATCTAATTGATTTACAAGTATTGAAAAAATTTTTAAAAGTTCCTGAGAAAAATTGA
- a CDS encoding N-acetyltransferase, giving the protein MIKVRYENEEDITAIRKVNNLAFKGEDEGRLVDAIRKSEFFIPELSLVATMKGEIIGHILFSGAAIETEAGPVGTLALAPMAVHPEYQNKGIGSLLVSEGLKKAKELDYEHVVVLGHPSFYPKFGFVPSRQKEIESPFPVPDEVFMVYELKSGSLNDIKGKVKYPSAFDTVS; this is encoded by the coding sequence ATGATTAAGGTAAGATACGAAAATGAAGAAGATATCACTGCCATCCGAAAAGTTAATAATCTTGCTTTTAAAGGAGAGGACGAAGGAAGATTAGTAGATGCGATCCGGAAATCTGAGTTCTTTATTCCAGAATTATCACTAGTTGCAACAATGAAAGGTGAGATTATTGGCCATATTTTGTTTAGCGGTGCAGCCATTGAAACAGAAGCAGGTCCAGTCGGAACCTTGGCACTGGCACCCATGGCGGTTCATCCTGAATACCAAAACAAAGGCATAGGCTCACTATTAGTTTCAGAAGGGTTAAAAAAAGCGAAGGAATTAGATTACGAACATGTTGTTGTTCTCGGACATCCTTCATTTTATCCAAAGTTCGGTTTTGTACCTTCTCGGCAAAAAGAAATTGAATCACCATTCCCCGTTCCGGATGAAGTGTTTATGGTCTATGAACTTAAGAGTGGATCTTTAAATGATATAAAAGGAAAAGTGAAGTACCCTTCAGCTTTTGATACTGTTTCATAG
- a CDS encoding DUF1572 family protein, with product MFASSQTEIMSEYLRSVKSRFQDAKDYAEKTFLQLEDEHLVWYPNEDSNSIAVIVKHMSGNMVSRWTDIFETDGEKPERNRDGEFVNTIRNREELFEVWNKGWDVFFQTLDSLREEDLLRQIFIRNETHTVMDAIDRQMYHYSYHIGQIVYIAKMLKSDQWKTLTIPRKK from the coding sequence ATGTTTGCTTCTTCACAAACAGAGATCATGTCAGAGTATTTGCGCTCCGTCAAATCACGTTTTCAAGATGCTAAGGATTATGCTGAAAAGACCTTTTTACAGCTTGAGGATGAACATCTAGTATGGTATCCGAATGAAGACTCCAACAGTATTGCAGTCATTGTAAAACATATGAGCGGCAACATGGTATCCCGGTGGACAGATATTTTTGAGACAGATGGAGAAAAGCCCGAAAGAAATCGAGATGGTGAGTTCGTGAATACAATCAGAAATCGTGAAGAACTTTTTGAAGTTTGGAACAAAGGATGGGACGTTTTCTTTCAAACACTTGATAGTTTGAGAGAAGAGGATCTGCTACGTCAAATTTTTATACGCAATGAAACACATACGGTTATGGATGCGATTGATCGTCAGATGTACCACTATTCCTACCACATTGGGCAGATCGTGTACATTGCGAAGATGCTGAAATCAGATCAGTGGAAGACGTTGACGATTCCCCGGAAAAAATAA
- a CDS encoding methylated-DNA--[protein]-cysteine S-methyltransferase — translation MNNTYKLYYESPIGTLELKSNDDAVLSIMFEDRKETDHPESVPQVLKACYEQIHEYFEGKRQEFTFPYMLNGTPFQKTVWNALLNVPYSETVSYQDIANAIKNEKAIRAVGNANGKNKLSIIIPCHRIIGSNGKLTGYAGGLWRKEWLLNHEKKLS, via the coding sequence ATGAATAACACTTATAAGCTGTACTACGAATCACCTATTGGAACACTTGAGCTCAAAAGTAATGATGATGCTGTTCTTTCAATCATGTTTGAAGATCGAAAAGAAACGGACCATCCAGAATCCGTTCCTCAAGTTCTGAAGGCATGCTATGAGCAAATACACGAATACTTTGAAGGTAAGAGACAGGAATTTACCTTTCCCTATATGTTGAACGGAACACCTTTTCAAAAGACGGTTTGGAATGCATTATTAAATGTACCTTATAGCGAAACCGTTTCTTACCAAGACATTGCGAACGCTATTAAAAATGAAAAGGCCATTCGGGCAGTAGGAAATGCAAATGGAAAAAACAAATTGAGTATCATTATTCCTTGTCACCGGATCATAGGTTCAAATGGAAAGTTAACAGGTTATGCGGGTGGATTATGGAGAAAAGAATGGCTGTTAAACCACGAGAAGAAATTGTCGTAA
- a CDS encoding MFS transporter — protein MWKNRNFLLLMFGLGVSSTGLWVGIIGNLEFLQKNVESSFLQALIILAGFLVGIFLAPMAGRIIDRSNKKKILIYAGVARCAAIFFMYFAIASNNVWWMVVYTLVIGISGTFSQPAMQTMLPLIVKKEELLDANGINMNIFTGSRIVGTALGGVMLVSMSLFSLYTVTLISYVILLISTFFIEVEEKPKELSKTNKKESFFRTLGELYPMVKKQQKVVYGIFLLLPAYLFLSGFNLMVIEISDLQHNPGIKGILYTTEGVCVFIGTFLSKKFFRDNPKLSYMFIITFIIATAHTSLFLAHHPAMSVVSFGLFGLAAGTLFPVVTTIFQTDVPSDYHGRFFSIKGMVDNIIFQILMLLTGLFLDTIGLEKMVIGFGITSFIIASLILLQYQVRGKQGQKNVALTK, from the coding sequence ATGTGGAAAAACCGGAATTTTTTATTGTTGATGTTTGGGCTTGGAGTATCCAGTACAGGCTTATGGGTCGGAATCATAGGGAACCTTGAATTCCTGCAAAAGAATGTGGAGTCATCCTTTTTACAGGCGCTCATTATTTTAGCCGGATTTTTAGTCGGTATCTTTCTTGCGCCGATGGCTGGAAGAATCATTGACCGAAGCAATAAGAAAAAGATATTGATTTATGCAGGGGTTGCCAGATGTGCTGCCATCTTTTTTATGTATTTCGCAATCGCTTCCAATAATGTATGGTGGATGGTGGTTTATACGTTAGTGATTGGGATTTCAGGAACGTTTTCTCAGCCAGCTATGCAGACGATGCTTCCGTTAATCGTAAAAAAAGAGGAGCTGTTGGACGCGAACGGTATCAATATGAACATTTTTACTGGTTCAAGGATTGTCGGTACAGCACTTGGTGGAGTGATGCTCGTTAGCATGTCGCTTTTTTCTTTATATACAGTCACTTTAATCTCTTATGTCATTCTTTTAATCTCTACATTTTTTATTGAAGTAGAAGAAAAGCCGAAAGAGCTTAGCAAGACAAATAAGAAGGAAAGTTTCTTTAGAACACTTGGTGAGCTGTATCCAATGGTGAAAAAGCAGCAGAAAGTGGTTTATGGAATCTTCTTGCTTTTGCCTGCTTATCTTTTTCTTTCGGGATTTAACTTGATGGTAATTGAGATCAGCGACCTTCAGCATAATCCGGGAATTAAAGGGATCCTTTATACAACAGAGGGTGTATGTGTGTTTATTGGAACGTTTTTATCCAAGAAATTTTTCCGGGATAATCCGAAGCTTTCCTATATGTTTATCATTACGTTTATTATCGCAACGGCACATACCTCTTTATTTCTAGCACACCATCCTGCCATGTCTGTAGTATCATTCGGTCTCTTTGGACTTGCGGCGGGAACTCTTTTCCCAGTTGTAACGACTATTTTTCAAACAGATGTACCGTCTGATTATCATGGACGATTCTTTTCAATTAAAGGAATGGTAGATAATATCATCTTCCAAATTCTGATGCTCTTAACTGGATTGTTCTTAGATACAATCGGTCTTGAGAAGATGGTTATCGGATTTGGTATCACCTCATTTATAATAGCATCACTGATTCTGCTGCAATATCAAGTTCGTGGAAAGCAGGGGCAGAAAAATGTTGCACTAACAAAATAA
- a CDS encoding antibiotic biosynthesis monooxygenase — protein sequence MKSYYAVIFTSQRTVSDSAGYHSMSEKMVELAKKQPGFINVESSRDSNGYGITISYWESLDAIQKWKENLQHQAAQRKGKETWYSSYHVRICKVEREYSF from the coding sequence ATGAAAAGCTACTATGCCGTTATCTTTACTTCACAAAGAACAGTATCCGATTCTGCAGGATATCATTCGATGTCTGAAAAAATGGTAGAACTCGCTAAGAAACAGCCAGGCTTTATTAATGTAGAAAGCTCTAGAGACAGCAACGGATACGGCATTACGATCTCGTATTGGGAATCTTTAGATGCCATTCAAAAATGGAAGGAAAACCTGCAGCACCAAGCCGCACAGCGAAAGGGAAAAGAAACCTGGTACAGCAGCTACCATGTGCGTATTTGTAAAGTTGAAAGAGAATATTCCTTTTAG
- a CDS encoding bifunctional transcriptional activator/DNA repair enzyme AdaA: MMETIRMSFEEKWDKIMECDRSYDGLFYTAVKTTKIYCRPSCRSRKPKKINVEFYRSLQECEAAGFRACKRCQPEIENCPQIDLVRKTCEYLVNHSNKKIVLQDIADHVGVSPFYLERLFKEEMKDTPREYLEKIRLDKAAFLLATSEKTNLEICYEAGFHSPSNFYKAFRKYKNCSPSEYRKNKESQNVKS, translated from the coding sequence ATGATGGAGACAATCAGAATGTCGTTTGAAGAGAAGTGGGATAAGATCATGGAATGTGACCGCTCTTATGATGGCTTGTTCTATACGGCGGTAAAAACGACAAAAATTTATTGCCGGCCTTCATGCAGATCGAGAAAACCGAAAAAGATAAACGTGGAATTTTATCGGTCTTTACAAGAGTGTGAAGCTGCAGGGTTTCGAGCATGTAAGAGGTGTCAGCCAGAGATTGAAAATTGTCCTCAGATAGATTTAGTAAGAAAGACATGTGAGTACTTAGTAAATCACTCTAATAAAAAAATTGTTTTGCAAGATATAGCCGATCACGTTGGTGTCAGTCCCTTTTATTTGGAACGCCTTTTTAAAGAAGAAATGAAGGATACACCAAGAGAGTATTTAGAAAAAATCCGTCTCGACAAAGCTGCATTTCTTCTTGCAACTTCTGAAAAAACAAACTTGGAAATTTGTTATGAAGCCGGTTTTCACAGTCCTTCAAATTTTTATAAAGCATTTCGAAAGTATAAGAACTGTTCTCCAAGTGAGTATCGGAAAAATAAGGAGTCCCAAAATGTTAAAAGCTAA